Part of the Mycoplasma mycoides subsp. mycoides SC str. PG1 genome is shown below.
TTCATTCTAATGTAACATCTGAGTGATAAATATAAGTTTTTAGTTTTGTATTTAATTCAGGTTTTGAATTTGTTTGTGTTTCTTTTATTTCAGGAATATCTTTAATAAATTTATTTGTTTTTGTATCAAAGTATTTACCTGACTCTAATGTTAACCCATTACCTAAATTTATTTTTTTATTGTATTCATTAGAACCAGAAACATTACAATTTATATAAATTGTTTTAACTTTGTTATTTTCAATATCTAATATATCTTTTTTATATTTAGAATTTGAAATAAAGTTAACATTAATTTTGTTTTTGATAGTATCAAAAGTAATTGTGTGTTCAAACAAATTATTTAAATCTTCTTCTGAAAAATTGTTTTTAATAGGTTCAACAAATAGTTTTTGAATTCTATCTTCAATAATTTTATGTACTAAAGTATAGTTTGTGTATAAATTAGAACCATATGTTTGACCTGTTATTTCATCTTTATTTATAACTTCGTTTTTAACTGTTCGGTCTGTTATATCGGTGCTATAATCAGCCATTATGTTAATATCAGATGATAGTTGATTAAATTTATTGTTAATTTCAGAAATAAATGAAGTTGGATTAAAATTTATTTCTACTGGTAATTCAAATTGTGTAGGAATATTAAATGGTCTTTCTGTAAATGGTCATTTAGCAGAACTATTAATAGGCAATATTACTTTATTTTTTTCAAATTTAAGATGAGATTCTAAATATCTATCATCTAGCATTTCATCAAAATTAGGAAAAGCCCTATTAAAAAATGTTTCAGTTAAAGAAGAGTAATTTTTACTTTTAAAAGAATTTAATTCTTCTTTGAATTTATCTAAAACTAATTCTTTATTTGATTTAGTTTTTTCACCTGTACCAACTTTGTAGCTTTTTTCATCATTAATAATATCTGATGTTTCTAAATTAAAAGTAAATTTGTTCAAATGATAAGTTTTATCTTCTTGCATTAAATTATCTCAATATTTGAAATTTGGTTGAATTTCAATTTTATCAGCCAAAGTTTTTCCAGCAACAAAAATAACTTCTTTTTGATTATAGGATTCTGACACTAATCTTATTTTAGTGAGAATTTTTAGTTTATTATTTTCAAATTGGAATTTAACAAATGATGTTCATTTTCCTGCTCCTAATTGGTTTGGTTCACCTTTTTTTCAAAATATTCTAATTCAATTCAATCTTCTTGATTTTTTAAATCATCTATTTTAAAAGTTTTAGTAATTTTAGAGTGATTTTTAATTAAATCAGTATAACCGTGCAATCTATAACTATCAATAACATTGAAGTATACTTCACCACCAGGTGAACCATAACCAGAGTATCCTCATTTTATATTAGGAATACTTTTATGTTCAAATGTGCTATCATAAATATCTGCTTCTATATAATATCTTTCTATACTAAATGAAATATTTATTTCAGGAGAAATAAGTCTTAAATCACCCAAATTAGATAGACCTAGTTCAGTTAAATCAATTTCTCCAGTTTTAGCAAAAAAATGTTCCTCAGCTGCTCAGTAACCATTTAAAGATTTTTGACTTCCTTTTAATCTTTTTTCATCTGTTCATTCATCTAAAGATGAGGAACCATATTTTCAACTTGTTGTGAAAATATAAGGTGTAAAGTTTGAGAAAGGATCTCAAGTTTTACCAACTCTAAATGTAGGTGCTTGAATGTAATTAGATTCTGATGAAGATAAATTCTTAAAAGTTAATTTATCTAAACTGGTTTTATTATTAAAAACAAGAAGTGGTAAACCAACACTAGTAGTAGTGAATGTAGAAATTGCTAGAAATGTAAGCAATTTTTTCATATTTTTTTTATCCTTTCTATAAGCTTTTTTAAGCTTTGATTTGTAAGGATTTAGATAAAAATGAAAAAAGCAACCTAAGTGGTTGCTTGTGTAAAACAAAAAACATTATCTAAAAATAACGTTTTTTTGATATGGTTTCAATTCTGTTAAAAGACTTGAAAAAATTAATTAATTTTTCGATGTTAAATTAATTTTAACATAAATAATAATGTATTTAAATATGGGTTGGTTGGTGAAAAATTATTTTTTTAAGATTTAAGTTCGATTTAATAATATTGCTGATAATTTTGCCTTCTTAGGTATATCAAGGTGTATAACTTGATGTACTTTTTTAAGAGTTTATGTATTCAATTAAAAATTTTTCTTTTTAATTTTCTAAAAGTTCTTTTTCATTTTCTTTTAAATATTGTTCATAAGTAAATAAATTATTATTAATAGCAAATTGATTTAAATCTTTATTATTAGTAAACTTCTTTAGTAAGCAAATACATTCTTTTATTTTGATTAGTTTTTCTAATTCAAATTTATATGAAGAAAAAATAATTTCATCAAGTAAAAAATCACATATGTTTTCATCAAAACTTCTTGATTTATATAAAATGTATTTAACCAATTTAATAATTTTTAAATGTTGTTTTATATTTGATTTAAATAATCTATTATTTAACTTGACACATATTTTCTTTACTAAATTATCATCTAAACTAATATCTTTAGATAAAACTTTTTTTAACTCATCAACAGTAAATTTATTTATATTCATTTATTAAATATTTGTTATTAATAACTCTTTAACTTTTGATGAGTTTTTATTAATTCCACAAACATTAGTCTTATTAATTTCAATAATATTTCAATCTTTATATAATTCTTTTATAAAAGGTTCATCATTATAACTAATAACTATTTTAGTTTGAATTTTTAGTTCAGATAATAAGTTATATAAATCAATATGGTCTTGAATAGTAAAACTATTTTTATACATTCCTGTCTTATTAAAATAAGGTGGATCTGCATATAATTTAGTAACTTTATTTTTATTATTAATAATATTTTTTAATATTTGTTTGTAATCAAAAAGAGTAATATCAATAGTTTGTAAAATTTTGTTATACTGATTTAGCTTATCAATCCAACCATTATCAAGTCTTTTAATAAAATAATCTAATCTTTTTTTAGTATAGTTTTTTAAATTGCCTTCAAAACTTAAAATATTTTTTAAAGCATAAGTTAAATTTAAAGGTAAAACATTATCATAATCATTAATAATAGTTTGACAGTTAAATAAATGTTTAGCATTAACTCCAACAATTCCACTACCAGCAAATAAATCTAAAAATATGTCAGATGAATTTAAATTTAAAACACTAAAAATGTTTTTCAACATTCTATATTTTAAACCATAATAACTAATAACTGGCTTAATATTTTTCATTTAATATACCATACAATTATGTTTAAAACATAAATCTAATATTTGGTCATTAGTTAAGTTATAGATGTTAAATTTATTAAAAAGTTCTTTTAAATCTGCTTTTGAAACTAGTTCATCATTATCTAATTTCACATCAGTAAATTTTAACAATAGTTTAGCTATTTCAGGATTTAATCTAGAATGATATATTATGTGTTTTATAGAATTATTAGTAAAATAATTATTTGTATGCATTAAATCTTTGTGTAAAATGGATTTTATTCCTTTATATGTATAAGGTTCAATTTCAAATATGTAATCAAACTTATTTAAAAGGTTTTTAGATAAATCATTTTTTGATTCAGAAAAACAAATAAATCTAAAATTATTTAACTGTTCTAAAGTAATTGGTAAAAGTTCAGTATTATATTGGCAAGTAGAGCTTTTATTTAATTTATCTATTTTTATTAAAGTTTTATTAATATTTTTTAAATCTCTTTTAAAAATGAAATCAAGAAACTTTTGTGAGTTTTTATCTACTTTTTCAGGTTTAAATAAACAAGAGGTATGATCAATTTCCCTTTGAGAAAAATGAACTAAAAAAGGTAAACTATCTTTATTAAAAAATAAAGCACTCATTACTCCTATAGCATTTGAATCAAAATGACTGTGTATTCACTTACTAATCTTAAATTTTCCCATTCCTTGTTTACCTATTATTAATATAAACGGGAAAGGAGTTTTATTTTGTTTATGTTCTTTAATAATAATCTCTAGTTTGTTTAATATTTTTTCTTGTCCAACAATTTCTTCAATAATTTTCATAAAAACCTTTCTATAGGTATATCAAGGTATATAACTTGAAATCTTGAAA
Proteins encoded:
- a CDS encoding DNA adenine methylase gives rise to the protein MKNIKPVISYYGLKYRMLKNIFSVLNLNSSDIFLDLFAGSGIVGVNAKHLFNCQTIINDYDNVLPLNLTYALKNILSFEGNLKNYTKKRLDYFIKRLDNGWIDKLNQYNKILQTIDITLFDYKQILKNIINNKNKVTKLYADPPYFNKTGMYKNSFTIQDHIDLYNLLSELKIQTKIVISYNDEPFIKELYKDWNIIEINKTNVCGINKNSSKVKELLITNI